The following coding sequences are from one Sphingomonas sp. OV641 window:
- a CDS encoding TIGR02466 family protein: MAVRSLFPTSFYEDRIHDESLIGELDASVRALAMDDVAGKRWSKAHGYRGYTSYASLDDLPQRDPAFADLKRHLDRHVARFADACGFQLGGRRLKLDSLWVNLLRPGGTHSGHIHPHSVVSGTTYITVPPGSGALRLEDPRLGLMMAAPPRDNVFVYAEPAAGSIFLWESWLRHEVMPNTAKSDRISISFNYRW; this comes from the coding sequence ATGGCTGTTCGGTCGCTGTTTCCCACGTCCTTCTACGAAGATCGCATCCATGATGAGTCGCTCATCGGCGAGCTCGATGCATCGGTACGCGCCCTTGCAATGGACGACGTGGCTGGAAAACGATGGTCAAAGGCACATGGCTATCGAGGATACACCTCCTATGCGTCGCTTGATGACCTGCCACAGCGAGATCCCGCCTTTGCGGACCTGAAGCGGCATCTCGACCGCCATGTCGCCCGCTTTGCAGATGCCTGTGGGTTCCAGCTCGGCGGACGGCGACTCAAGCTGGACAGCCTGTGGGTCAACCTGCTCCGCCCGGGGGGCACGCACTCCGGGCACATCCACCCGCACAGCGTTGTTTCCGGCACCACCTATATCACGGTTCCACCCGGCTCCGGCGCGCTTCGGCTGGAGGATCCCCGGCTTGGCCTGATGATGGCCGCTCCTCCTCGCGACAACGTATTCGTCTATGCCGAGCCGGCCGCTGGCTCCATCTTCCTGTGGGAAAGCTGGCTCCGGCACGAGGTGATGCCGAACACGGCCAAGAGCGACCGGATCAGCATCAGCTTCAACTATCGCTGGTAA
- the obgE gene encoding GTPase ObgE, protein MHFLDQAKIFVRSGAGGPGAVSFRREKFIEYGGPDGGNGGKGGDVIFEAVAGLNTLIDFRYTQHFRAPRGQGGSGSNRTGAGGDDLVIKVPVGTQVLADDEERTLLLDLTEVGQREVFLRGGDGGRGNASYKTSTNRAPRQHGTGWPSDEAWVWLRLKLLADAGLVGLPNAGKSTFINGVTNAQAKVGAYAFTTTRPQLGVVRHKGQEFVVADIPGLIEGAADGAGIGDRFLGHIERCRVLLHLVDANDVDVADSYRIVREELTAYGAGLDEKPVVVALNKIDMLDDELIAALSAELEEASGAEVIPISGASGTGVDWVLDRLLEAIGPDHQTVSADDEGEEPVEWSPV, encoded by the coding sequence ATGCATTTTCTCGATCAAGCAAAGATCTTCGTTCGTTCGGGCGCCGGCGGTCCTGGCGCGGTGAGTTTCCGTCGCGAGAAGTTTATCGAATATGGCGGCCCCGATGGGGGCAATGGCGGCAAGGGCGGTGACGTGATCTTTGAGGCGGTGGCCGGCCTCAACACGCTGATCGACTTCCGCTACACCCAGCACTTCCGCGCTCCGCGGGGCCAAGGCGGATCTGGTTCCAACCGTACGGGTGCCGGCGGTGACGATCTCGTCATCAAGGTTCCTGTGGGCACGCAGGTGCTGGCCGATGACGAAGAGCGCACTCTTCTTCTCGATCTGACGGAGGTGGGTCAACGCGAGGTCTTCCTTCGGGGTGGCGATGGCGGCCGCGGCAATGCCAGCTACAAGACGTCGACGAACCGCGCGCCAAGGCAGCACGGCACCGGTTGGCCGAGCGACGAGGCATGGGTCTGGCTGCGTCTGAAGCTGCTCGCTGATGCCGGGCTGGTCGGCCTCCCGAATGCCGGCAAATCCACCTTCATCAACGGCGTCACGAACGCACAGGCGAAGGTAGGGGCTTATGCCTTCACCACGACCCGGCCGCAGCTGGGCGTGGTTCGGCACAAGGGACAGGAGTTCGTCGTTGCGGACATCCCTGGCCTCATCGAAGGGGCAGCCGACGGCGCAGGGATCGGGGATCGGTTCCTTGGCCATATCGAACGGTGCCGGGTGCTGCTGCATCTGGTCGACGCCAACGATGTCGATGTTGCTGACAGCTACCGGATCGTTCGCGAGGAACTGACCGCCTATGGCGCCGGGTTGGACGAGAAACCCGTGGTCGTCGCGCTCAACAAGATCGACATGCTCGACGACGAACTGATCGCCGCCCTTTCGGCGGAGCTGGAAGAAGCGAGCGGCGCGGAAGTGATCCCGATCTCCGGTGCCAGCGGGACTGGAGTTGACTGGGTGCTCGACCGATTGCTGGAGGCGATCGGCCCTGATCATCAGACTGTGTCTGCAGATGATGAAGGCGAGGAACCGGTGGAGTGGTCCCCGGTCTGA
- a CDS encoding TetR/AcrR family transcriptional regulator, with the protein MSATPVRRRLSPEESRAAALSAARELLVEAGPQAVTLKAVGARIGRTHANLLHHFGSAEGLQKALIAHMASSIVGTIKAAVIRSREVEDPAEVVDLTFDAFGKNGAGALASWMILTGNENALDPILNAIHDLVDDLVRDVPAHGKPIHEETLQLVLMALGDALLGAPMAKALGLERDTARQLARHMLLADRSR; encoded by the coding sequence ATGTCAGCAACGCCCGTTCGCCGCCGCCTGAGTCCCGAGGAGTCGCGTGCCGCGGCATTGTCCGCGGCTCGTGAACTACTGGTGGAGGCAGGCCCGCAGGCCGTGACGCTGAAGGCGGTGGGTGCCCGAATCGGACGGACCCACGCCAACCTCCTCCACCACTTCGGCTCTGCTGAAGGGCTGCAAAAAGCGTTGATCGCGCATATGGCCTCTTCGATTGTCGGCACAATCAAGGCGGCGGTCATCCGCTCACGGGAGGTGGAGGATCCGGCCGAGGTCGTTGATCTTACCTTTGATGCGTTTGGCAAGAACGGCGCCGGCGCGCTGGCTAGCTGGATGATCCTCACGGGCAACGAAAACGCGCTCGATCCAATTCTGAACGCAATCCACGATCTCGTGGACGATCTCGTGCGCGACGTTCCGGCACACGGAAAGCCGATCCACGAAGAAACGCTGCAATTGGTCTTGATGGCACTCGGCGATGCGCTGCTTGGCGCGCCCATGGCGAAGGCGTTGGGACTAGAACGCGACACGGCGCGTCAGCTCGCGCGGCATATGCTGCTGGCGGATCGCAGCCGATAA
- a CDS encoding GNAT family N-acetyltransferase: MFARTKRLTLRPGWPEEAETLAKTIAHEDVAMKLARMPWPYTVTDAEAFLAVPRGPADARFLILCHHDAYPALIGGIGLSALGGGAAELGYWLTPHAWGCGYATEAGRAVVEMARHALPLRQLVARHHLDNLPSRRVLEKLGFREVRREASFSLAQGREVDSAVLSLELGDEGDAELDRMAMAA; this comes from the coding sequence ATGTTCGCGCGGACCAAGAGACTGACGCTGAGGCCCGGCTGGCCGGAAGAGGCAGAAACGCTGGCGAAGACGATCGCCCATGAAGACGTGGCGATGAAGCTGGCGCGCATGCCTTGGCCCTACACCGTTACCGACGCCGAAGCGTTTCTGGCCGTGCCGCGGGGACCGGCTGACGCGCGCTTTTTGATCCTCTGCCATCACGACGCTTACCCTGCGCTGATCGGGGGCATTGGCCTGAGCGCATTGGGCGGCGGCGCCGCCGAATTGGGCTACTGGCTGACGCCGCACGCCTGGGGCTGCGGGTATGCCACGGAAGCAGGTCGCGCGGTTGTCGAGATGGCGCGGCACGCCCTCCCCTTGCGGCAACTTGTCGCGCGGCACCACCTCGACAATCTCCCGTCCCGGCGCGTGCTGGAGAAGCTCGGCTTTCGGGAAGTCCGCCGCGAGGCCAGCTTTTCCCTGGCGCAAGGACGGGAAGTCGACAGCGCCGTATTGTCGCTTGAGTTAGGCGATGAGGGCGACGCGGAGCTCGACCGAATGGCGATGGCGGCGTGA
- the rpmA gene encoding 50S ribosomal protein L27 — translation MAHKKAGGSSRNGRDSAGRRLGVKKFGGQEAIAGNILVRQRGTKFYPGRNVGIGKDHTLFALVDGRVVFHEGKLGRKFCSVDMIAEAAE, via the coding sequence ATGGCACATAAGAAAGCAGGCGGCTCGTCGCGCAATGGTCGTGACTCGGCCGGTCGTCGCCTTGGCGTGAAGAAGTTCGGCGGTCAGGAAGCGATCGCAGGCAACATCCTCGTCCGTCAGCGCGGGACCAAGTTCTACCCGGGCCGTAATGTCGGCATCGGCAAGGACCATACCCTGTTTGCGCTCGTCGACGGTCGCGTGGTGTTCCACGAGGGCAAGCTCGGCCGTAAATTCTGTTCGGTCGACATGATTGCCGAAGCGGCAGAGTAA
- the rplU gene encoding 50S ribosomal protein L21, translating to MFAVVRTGGKQYRVAAGDKIVVEKLEGDAGASVTLSDVLLAGEGSELKPTDGLTVAAEIIAQAKGEKVIVFKKRRRHNYRRRNGHRQNHTILKIVSIGAQA from the coding sequence ATGTTCGCAGTCGTGCGCACGGGCGGCAAGCAGTATCGCGTTGCCGCCGGAGACAAGATCGTCGTTGAGAAGCTGGAGGGCGATGCCGGCGCCTCCGTTACGCTGAGCGACGTGCTGCTGGCCGGCGAAGGTTCGGAACTGAAGCCGACCGACGGTCTTACCGTTGCTGCCGAGATCATCGCGCAGGCAAAGGGCGAGAAGGTCATCGTCTTCAAGAAGCGTCGCCGCCACAATTATCGCCGCCGCAACGGCCACCGCCAGAATCATACGATCCTGAAGATCGTGTCGATCGGCGCGCAGGCATAA
- the hspQ gene encoding heat shock protein HspQ: MPAAPSHTLIDGTPAVPAVTHAQFTIGDVVRHRMLDFRGVVFDVDPVFANTEEWYQSIPESIRPRKDQPFYHLLAENAESTYVAYVSQQNLVHDESEEPVDHPAIAGLFTGFSDGRYLLKREHRH, encoded by the coding sequence ATGCCAGCTGCACCCAGCCATACATTGATCGACGGCACGCCTGCCGTGCCGGCCGTTACCCATGCGCAGTTCACAATTGGCGACGTGGTGCGGCACCGGATGCTCGATTTCCGCGGCGTCGTCTTCGATGTCGATCCGGTCTTCGCCAATACCGAGGAATGGTATCAATCGATTCCCGAGAGCATCCGACCCCGCAAGGATCAGCCTTTCTACCACTTGCTCGCCGAGAATGCCGAATCGACCTATGTCGCATATGTCAGCCAGCAGAACCTGGTTCATGACGAAAGCGAGGAACCCGTCGATCATCCGGCGATCGCCGGCCTGTTCACCGGATTCAGTGATGGGCGGTACCTGCTGAAGCGCGAACACCGGCACTAA
- a CDS encoding primase-helicase family protein, with translation MSAMNREYAVLRDGKSVTVLVLEDAKKGIISDLPIHAFKTLEDNNNVFVRDAKGKLKLVNVAAAWLKWENRREYSGLGFYPGNGGLANHFNTFVGLPFHAKCGSWQLLQEHILVNLCEGDSGIYEHLLTWLAEIVQRPSKKTGSALVLLGEKGTGKSVFADAISKLLGRYAITVSQLRAIFGNFNAHLKSKLLVVAEEAAIAAAAGADGIIKDMITGSKIHIEGKGRETVEENNNLRLMFISNDDHVVRASIGTERRFSVLRCGDRNRGDHVFFDALITELENGGYEAMLHDLMTHVPANGWNSLRSPPKTAHLLAQQIETLTPIQEFMRMWLTDGFYEQDVGEPQLVLGTGASTAFKAIEIKSAIMEQLKSGPYGHAPKVSVETVARECERWLGATELRVNEAGGINTRRTLFIPKLSDARAHATANFGIKFGQEVDDLTGTLGEVHLLHSRVARGRPSQGLH, from the coding sequence ATGAGCGCCATGAATCGAGAGTACGCCGTTCTGCGGGACGGGAAGTCCGTGACGGTGCTCGTTCTTGAGGACGCCAAAAAAGGCATCATCAGCGACCTTCCCATTCACGCTTTTAAGACTTTAGAGGATAACAATAATGTTTTTGTACGTGATGCAAAAGGCAAACTTAAACTAGTCAACGTGGCAGCCGCGTGGCTTAAATGGGAAAACCGCCGCGAGTACTCTGGACTAGGGTTCTACCCGGGAAATGGTGGTCTCGCTAATCATTTCAACACATTCGTCGGCCTTCCTTTTCACGCCAAATGCGGGAGCTGGCAGCTGCTCCAGGAGCACATCCTCGTTAACCTTTGCGAGGGCGATAGCGGCATTTACGAGCATCTTCTGACATGGCTTGCGGAGATCGTTCAACGTCCGAGCAAAAAGACCGGATCAGCACTCGTCCTCCTTGGCGAGAAGGGTACGGGGAAGAGTGTTTTCGCGGACGCAATCAGCAAGCTGCTAGGACGTTACGCCATCACTGTTTCTCAGCTGCGAGCAATCTTCGGAAACTTCAATGCCCACTTAAAATCTAAGCTTCTCGTTGTCGCAGAGGAAGCAGCGATCGCTGCCGCCGCGGGCGCAGATGGCATTATTAAGGATATGATCACGGGATCCAAGATCCACATTGAAGGTAAGGGTCGTGAGACGGTTGAGGAAAACAACAATCTTCGTCTAATGTTTATTTCGAATGACGACCATGTCGTTCGTGCAAGCATTGGAACCGAGAGGCGCTTCTCCGTTCTTCGTTGCGGCGACCGGAACCGCGGTGATCATGTGTTCTTCGATGCGCTCATTACTGAGCTGGAGAATGGTGGCTACGAGGCCATGCTCCATGACCTGATGACGCACGTCCCCGCTAACGGATGGAACAGCCTGCGCAGCCCTCCGAAAACGGCTCATCTGCTCGCGCAACAGATCGAGACACTAACGCCTATTCAGGAGTTCATGCGGATGTGGCTGACTGACGGCTTCTACGAACAGGATGTGGGCGAGCCTCAATTGGTGCTCGGGACGGGCGCATCTACTGCGTTCAAGGCGATCGAGATTAAGTCCGCCATCATGGAGCAGCTCAAATCGGGCCCGTACGGACATGCTCCTAAGGTTTCAGTTGAGACAGTTGCTCGCGAGTGCGAGCGTTGGCTTGGCGCAACTGAGCTGCGCGTCAACGAGGCTGGCGGCATCAACACGCGACGCACGCTTTTCATCCCCAAGCTGTCAGATGCCCGCGCGCATGCAACTGCCAACTTTGGGATCAAGTTCGGACAGGAGGTCGACGACCTTACCGGCACGCTGGGCGAAGTACACCTTCTTCATTCGCGCGTCGCGCGGGGCCGCCCCAGCCAGGGCCTCCACTGA
- a CDS encoding DUF5655 domain-containing protein, whose product MSDLKLFRTKPSGVAELPGGAMALEKSLQTLFEANLEALLGVRFLASEFVTNEGGRMDTLGIDENNAPVVIEYKRSSNENVINQGLFYLDWLMGHRKDFEWLVMERLGKEVADKVDWSGSRLICVAGDFGKYDEHAVKQMNRTIALVRYRRYADDLLLLEQLAATSAKVATPAIATSAAPTAPAQGKKYKTITQQIAEAPPAVLDLYHAVSAYLVALGDDVQIKTTDQYVAFRRIKNIACVEVRNQLGKLLVYLRVNPDAVALEPGFSRDVRGIGHFGTGDLELTIQSGADIEKAKPFLDAAYQQG is encoded by the coding sequence ATGAGCGACCTCAAGCTGTTCCGCACCAAGCCATCCGGCGTCGCCGAGCTGCCGGGCGGCGCGATGGCTCTAGAGAAGTCGCTCCAGACGCTGTTTGAGGCCAATCTCGAAGCGCTGCTCGGCGTGCGCTTCCTCGCGTCGGAGTTCGTCACCAACGAGGGCGGTCGGATGGACACGCTCGGCATCGACGAGAACAATGCGCCCGTCGTGATCGAGTATAAGCGCTCGTCCAACGAGAACGTCATCAACCAGGGGCTGTTCTACCTCGACTGGCTGATGGGCCATCGCAAGGATTTCGAGTGGCTGGTGATGGAGCGCCTTGGCAAAGAAGTCGCGGACAAGGTTGACTGGTCGGGCTCGCGGCTGATCTGCGTAGCCGGCGATTTCGGCAAATATGACGAGCATGCGGTTAAGCAGATGAACCGTACTATCGCGCTGGTGCGCTATCGGCGCTACGCGGACGACCTGCTGCTGCTGGAGCAGCTCGCGGCGACCAGTGCCAAGGTCGCCACCCCGGCGATCGCCACGTCTGCTGCGCCAACGGCGCCGGCGCAGGGCAAGAAGTACAAGACCATCACCCAGCAGATCGCAGAAGCTCCTCCTGCTGTGCTGGACCTGTACCATGCGGTTTCGGCCTACCTCGTAGCGCTCGGCGACGACGTGCAGATCAAGACGACGGACCAGTACGTCGCCTTCCGGCGGATAAAAAACATTGCTTGCGTCGAGGTTCGCAATCAACTCGGCAAGCTGCTTGTCTATCTCCGCGTCAACCCGGACGCCGTGGCGCTAGAGCCGGGCTTCTCTCGCGATGTTCGAGGCATCGGCCATTTCGGGACGGGTGACCTCGAGCTCACGATCCAGTCAGGAGCTGACATCGAGAAGGCTAAGCCTTTTCTCGATGCCGCCTATCAGCAGGGTTAG
- a CDS encoding DUF4145 domain-containing protein translates to MFSKFERITDLDERKLLQCNDCKRETIHTLEARCRGVWDFKHPMGDVDGGTEFSLFRCGACDAVCLETDSWNSESFDHDDEGNMYAVHEVAQFPPPSSADFSFDTSHVPPPLTELIDEMMYSMAGGKLNLSTIGLRLVIEFIVNHTRCSGRNLYEKIEDLCVRNSVDADQKALLHTIRDKGNAGAHQGVPMTKQEMVAGMSIVALLLEKIYNGPARQADAIKKAQQAFQKETPRQRLFGHHDKKSERLDGLAE, encoded by the coding sequence ATGTTCAGCAAGTTCGAGCGTATCACCGATCTAGACGAGCGAAAGCTACTTCAGTGCAACGACTGTAAGCGGGAAACCATCCACACGCTGGAGGCGCGTTGTCGCGGGGTGTGGGATTTCAAACACCCCATGGGTGACGTGGATGGCGGAACGGAGTTTTCGCTATTCAGGTGCGGGGCGTGTGACGCGGTCTGCTTGGAAACAGATAGCTGGAATAGCGAGAGCTTCGATCACGACGACGAAGGAAATATGTATGCGGTGCATGAGGTCGCGCAGTTCCCTCCGCCTTCATCAGCGGACTTCTCGTTTGACACTTCCCACGTTCCACCGCCGCTCACCGAACTGATCGACGAAATGATGTATAGTATGGCTGGCGGCAAGCTAAACCTGTCAACCATCGGATTGAGGTTGGTCATTGAGTTCATCGTCAACCACACGAGGTGCAGTGGGCGAAATCTCTATGAGAAGATAGAAGATCTTTGCGTTCGGAATAGCGTTGATGCCGATCAGAAGGCGCTGCTGCATACAATTCGAGATAAGGGTAATGCGGGCGCGCACCAGGGCGTACCAATGACCAAGCAAGAGATGGTTGCTGGAATGAGCATCGTCGCTTTGCTACTTGAGAAAATTTACAACGGGCCGGCGAGGCAAGCCGACGCAATCAAGAAGGCGCAGCAGGCTTTCCAGAAGGAAACGCCAAGGCAAAGGCTGTTTGGACACCATGACAAGAAATCCGAGAGGCTGGATGGTTTGGCGGAGTAG
- a CDS encoding heme peroxidase family protein: MLFTLGHGQHVLIDTGAAPPGATGTAPNDVVPLDSVLEAEIGDTRSRLVPAAVGGGSFAFYFADAPALPEDPTLPDRLDDVAEAMVEAASDPEAQNSTIPPIFTYFGQFVDHDITANTDRESVLSQIDGVIIPVDRSDVVAGLFNLRDGSLQLDSIYGDTVGQGPFATKLAGLMRHPTSKAKMRLAIPVDTPGQVPPFPKGPDDNAADLLRLGFLIGRGDVKQADLDALPADLRETFVNPDGTPNLERAIIGDARNDENLLVAQLHMSMLRFHNKLVDATGSFDGARRLMRWHYQWLLVNQYLRTICDTAVVDDVVAREAPLYGEFFAAHGTAGSAQMPLPLEFSVAAFRFGHSMIRSAYDHNRFFGEAVPGDQNLLPEASFELLFAFTGNGKMNNQAPRLPRNWVIEWDRFVRTDPTKPMHAARRIDTHLAPPLADMNNEPTGVFKHLAKRNLRRGYRLSIPTAQACIASLAAGTHPGLTPLSRTELTSGDAGAALDAAGLADATPLWFYVLKEAEVRANGQHLGPLGSVLVAETLVGLVANDPTSFWRGGAGGSRWSPDAAGLAGGPIDSLEAMLRFAGML, translated from the coding sequence ATGCTGTTCACGCTCGGACATGGTCAACACGTGTTGATTGACACCGGCGCTGCGCCGCCGGGCGCCACCGGGACCGCCCCGAACGATGTCGTACCGCTGGATTCCGTGCTTGAGGCCGAGATCGGCGATACCCGATCCCGCCTAGTCCCGGCGGCGGTCGGGGGCGGCTCGTTCGCCTTCTACTTTGCTGACGCCCCGGCGTTGCCCGAGGACCCCACGCTCCCGGATCGGCTCGACGATGTTGCGGAAGCAATGGTCGAGGCTGCGAGTGATCCTGAGGCGCAGAATTCGACAATCCCGCCGATCTTCACCTATTTCGGGCAATTCGTGGACCACGACATCACCGCGAACACTGACCGCGAGAGCGTGCTATCCCAGATTGACGGCGTGATCATCCCAGTGGACCGGTCCGACGTTGTCGCGGGACTGTTCAACCTGCGCGACGGATCTCTCCAGCTCGACAGCATCTACGGCGACACCGTGGGACAGGGCCCGTTCGCTACGAAGCTTGCTGGCCTGATGCGGCATCCGACGAGCAAGGCGAAGATGCGACTGGCAATACCCGTCGACACGCCCGGCCAAGTGCCGCCCTTTCCGAAGGGACCGGACGATAATGCGGCCGACCTGCTGCGTCTCGGCTTCCTGATAGGCCGGGGCGATGTCAAGCAGGCGGACCTCGACGCCCTTCCGGCCGATCTGAGGGAGACGTTCGTAAACCCGGATGGAACGCCCAATTTGGAACGGGCGATCATCGGCGACGCGCGCAACGACGAGAACCTGCTCGTCGCCCAGCTACACATGTCGATGCTGCGGTTTCACAACAAACTTGTCGACGCCACCGGCAGCTTCGATGGCGCCCGCCGCCTGATGCGGTGGCATTACCAGTGGCTGCTCGTGAACCAATATCTGCGGACGATCTGCGACACGGCAGTGGTCGACGACGTGGTGGCCCGCGAGGCGCCGCTCTACGGCGAATTCTTCGCTGCCCACGGGACTGCAGGCTCCGCCCAGATGCCGCTCCCGCTCGAGTTCTCGGTCGCTGCATTCCGCTTCGGCCATTCGATGATTCGCAGCGCCTACGACCACAACCGTTTCTTCGGCGAGGCCGTTCCAGGCGACCAGAACCTCCTGCCCGAGGCGTCATTCGAACTGCTTTTCGCCTTCACGGGCAATGGCAAGATGAACAATCAAGCTCCCAGGCTTCCGCGCAACTGGGTGATCGAATGGGACCGATTCGTACGGACCGATCCGACCAAGCCGATGCACGCGGCGCGCAGGATCGACACCCACCTCGCACCGCCGCTCGCCGACATGAATAACGAGCCGACTGGCGTCTTCAAGCACCTCGCCAAGCGCAACCTCAGGCGCGGCTACAGACTCTCCATCCCGACGGCGCAGGCCTGTATCGCGTCGCTCGCGGCCGGCACGCACCCAGGCCTGACGCCGCTCAGCCGGACCGAACTCACGTCCGGCGATGCAGGCGCGGCGCTCGACGCGGCCGGCCTCGCCGACGCCACGCCGCTGTGGTTCTACGTGCTCAAGGAGGCCGAAGTCCGCGCGAACGGCCAGCATCTCGGTCCACTCGGCAGCGTCCTGGTGGCAGAGACGCTCGTCGGCCTCGTGGCGAACGATCCGACGTCCTTCTGGAGGGGCGGTGCCGGTGGTAGCCGCTGGTCGCCCGACGCCGCTGGCCTCGCCGGTGGGCCCATCGACTCGCTAGAGGCCATGCTGCGCTTCGCGGGCATGCTCTAG